A DNA window from Carnobacterium funditum DSM 5970 contains the following coding sequences:
- a CDS encoding OsmC family protein: MTKKIEKITAISKGMQTVANSKGHQIIIDEPQQLGGKDEGANPLGVFLASLAGCENAIANMVAKEIDFDLQGIEFDIKGEMNPEGMMGNKDVRPYFKSIKINARVKTNESEERINELQIIVDSRCPIFTTLEAADVEMIPNWTK, from the coding sequence ATGACTAAAAAAATCGAAAAAATTACAGCAATTTCAAAAGGGATGCAAACAGTCGCTAATTCTAAAGGGCATCAGATTATTATTGATGAGCCTCAACAATTGGGTGGAAAAGATGAAGGAGCAAATCCACTGGGGGTATTTCTAGCTTCACTAGCAGGATGTGAGAACGCTATAGCTAATATGGTAGCAAAAGAAATAGATTTTGATCTTCAAGGTATAGAATTTGATATAAAAGGAGAAATGAATCCAGAAGGCATGATGGGTAATAAAGATGTCCGTCCTTACTTTAAATCAATTAAAATAAATGCTCGTGTAAAAACAAACGAATCTGAAGAGCGTATTAATGAATTACAAATAATAGTTGATTCAAGATGTCCCATATTTACAACATTAGAAGCTGCCGATGTCGAAATGATTCCAAATTGGACAAAATAA